One part of the Prionailurus bengalensis isolate Pbe53 chromosome B2, Fcat_Pben_1.1_paternal_pri, whole genome shotgun sequence genome encodes these proteins:
- the LOC122490569 gene encoding olfactory receptor 2B11-like, whose translation MAVMNPGNASIPKFFILLGFSDHPWLEMPLFIMVLVAYICTLVGNISIIVVSKVDPHLDSPMYFFLSNLSFLDLCFTTTTIPQLLVNLWGPDKSISYGGCVAQFYVFHFLGATECIILAVMSLDRYIAICKPLRYPAIMHQRLCVSLVSVAWISGLTNSLLQASLTVQLPLCGNNKVDDFLCEIPVMIKMSCVDTTFNVTMLSVVVTLFTLIPLSLILVSYGFIVATVLRIRSSTGKKKTFNTCGSHVIVVCLFYGPVMCIYVQPFGTNSQDKNKLMALFYSLLTPMLNPFIYTLRNKDMKRAIRRLLLPLSHQGRE comes from the coding sequence ATGGCAGTCATGAATCCGGGCAATGCAAGCATTCCAAAGTTCTTCATCCTATTGGGTTTCTCTGACCATCCCTGGTTGGAAATGCCACTCTTCATAATGGTGCTTGTGGCTTACATCTGCACACTAGTGGGAAACATCTCCATTATTGTTGTGTCCAAGGTGGATCCTCATCTTGACAGCCCtatgtacttcttcctttccaacctcTCCTTTCTGGACCTGTGTTTTACCACAACCACCATCCCTCAGCTGCTGGTGAACCTCTGGGGCCCAGATAAGTCCATCAGCTATGGAGGCTGTGTGGCCCAGTTCTATGTGTTTCACTTCCTGGGAGCCACAGAATGCATCATCTTGGCGGTCATGTCTTTGGATCGGTACATAGCCATCTGCAAGCCCTTGAGGTACCCAGCTATCATGCATCAGAGACTCTGTGTGTCCCTAGTGTCTGTGGCATGGATAAGTGGTTTGACTAACTCCTTGCTTCAGGCATCCCTCACTGTCCAACTGCCACTTTGTGGTAATAACAAGGTGGATGACTTCCTGTGTGAGATTCCAGTGATGATCAAGATGTCCTGTGTTGACACCACTTTCAATGTAACTATGCTCTCTGTCGTGGTGACATTATTTACCTTGATTCCTTTGTCTCTTATTCTTGTCTCCTATGGGTTCATTGTAGCTACGGTGCTCAGAATTCGTTCATCAACAGGAAAGAAGAAGACCTTCAACACCTGTGGCTCTCATGTTATTGTTGTCTGTCTCTTCTATGGGCCAGTAATGTGCATTTATGTGCAACCTTTTGGTACTAACTCCCAGGACAAGAACAAACTCATGGCCCTGTTCTACAGTCTGCTGACTCCTATGCTTAACCCTTTTATTTATACTTTGAGGAACAAGGACATGAAAAGGGCAATAAGGAGACTTCTCCTCCCATTGAGCCATCAGGGAAGAGAATAA